The Impatiens glandulifera chromosome 3, dImpGla2.1, whole genome shotgun sequence genome contains a region encoding:
- the LOC124932648 gene encoding NAC domain-containing protein 35-like has translation MPHRHHHRHIYKELMKTTILSFHFNLENSRERNREGENCFMAVAATMSSSQEDHEHDNNNKDLHEHDTVMPGFRFHPTEEELVEFYLRRKVEGKRFNLELITFLDLYRYDPWELPALAAIGEKEWYFYVPRDRKYRNGDRPNRVTTSGYWKATGADRMIKSETFRPIGLKKTLVFYTGKAPKGIRTSWIMNEYRLPHHETERLQKAEISLCRVYKRAGVEDHPPLPRSIPTRASSSSSRNTNMEKKPIIQPVNLASSQLSTLSRPSYHDFGRSSSEKVIGHEISNENDPTPFVLNNNTSYVEIVPTLPQPIELAASFEIDLVHQLRNPPCPTMIQASTNNNNIFTNPNNNYQTNNSVDELHRLVSNQQASMNQIQLQYNQNHFSSLQPQSLADQNMLPSNSLLDTFPERQVWEWNSVAGDRTKGYDANLFK, from the exons ATGcctcatcgtcatcatcatcgtcacATATATAAAGAGCTTATGAAGACCACCATCCTTTCATTTCACTTTAACCTGGAAAactctagagagagaaatagagAGGGAGAGAATTGTTTTATGGCAGTTGCTGCTACCATGAGTAGTAGCCAAGAAGATCATGAACACGACAATAATAATAAGGATCTTCACGAACACGACACAGTGATGCCTGGTTTTCGATTCCATCCAACGGAGGAAGAGCTTGTGGAGTTTTACCTTCGCCGTAAGGTTGAGGGCAAACGTTTCAATCTCGAGCTCATCACTTTCCTCGATCTCTATCGATATGACCCTTGGGAACTTCCTG CGTTGGCGGCTATTGGGGAGAAGGAATGGTATTTTTATGTGCCGAGGGATAGGAAGTATAGAAACGGGGATAGGCCGAATCGAGTGACTACATCTGGGTATTGGAAGGCGACCGGAGCTGATAGAATGATCAAGAGCGAGACTTTTAGGCCAATTGGATTGAAGAAAACCCTAGTTTTCTATACCGGAAAAGCTCCTAAAGGGATACGAACAAGTTGGATCATGAACGAATATCGGTTACCTCACCATGAGACTGAAAGGTTGCAAAAG gCGGAAATCTCACTGTGTCGTGTGTATAAAAGAGCCGGAGTCGAAGACCATCCTCCTCTTCCACGCTCGATCCCAACTAgggcatcatcatcatcatcaagaaATACAAATATGGAGAAGAAACCAATTATACAACCGGTCAATCTAGCCTCCTCCCAACTATCTACACTATCAAGACCTAGTTATCACGATTTCGGACGATCTTCGTCCGAGAAGGTAATAGGTCATGAAATTAGCAACGAAAACGATCCCACCCCTTTCGTTCTTAACAACAACACTTCTTACGTCGAAATCGTTCCAACACTGCCACAACCCATAGAACTAGCTGCCTCATTTGAAATCGATCTAGTTCATCAATTAAGAAACCCACCATGCCCTACTATGATCCAAGCTTcaaccaacaacaacaatatcTTCACAAATCCTAACAATAACTACCAAACTAATAATTCAGTTGATGAACTTCATAGACTAGTCAGCAATCAACAAGCTTCAATGAACCAGATCCAACTTCAATATAATCAAAACCATTTCTCCTCTTTGCAACCACAGTCATTGGCTGATCAAAATATGCTGCCGTCAAATTCTCTACTTGATACATTCCCCGAGAGGCAAGTGTGGGAGTGGAATTCAGTCGCCGGAGATCGAACCAAAGGCTATGACGCGAACCTTTTCAAGTAA